TAATTAGCTAATGTTGTTCTTTGATGCTAAATTAATGCTGCTTTAATGCATAGTCAATAATTTAGGTGCTTATAATAGACATATTTTGCTAGGATTTTCAATCGATTGGCAGCTTGTTAAGACTGGTTAGCTTAGTTTGTGTTGTTAATTTGAACCTTTTTGTGTGAAGGATTTCCGTTTCTGCTGAAGTCTGTTGAAATTTACCGATCGCCGCTTCCATTTAAGTACATGGATTCGCTTTCTAGTGTTATCGAGTCAGAGCCTTTGCTCTTTCCATGCCGATTCCAAGCAGTTTTTCTAGGATTTAATGATGAACTAAATGATGCCGATAAATTGGGGTCTTTGATTGCTGATCGTATGAGGGAAGTAGTGGGTCATGATCGTGCTTGTGGAAGCTGCCGGAACAATTTTACTGTTTCAGTTTCGTTGGAGTTGGAGAAGGGTTGTGTGCAGAGTGAGAATGGCGAAAATGGGTGCTTGTGGCAGTGTGGGTTGTTGAAAGATGCTGATGTTGCTACTAAGTGGAAGGATGATGACTTTGTTGATGAATTGTTGGACAATGCGTTATCAGGTGGTCAGAAATGTTCAGGTTCCAATGGAAAGGTTTACAGTATTGTCGTGGTGGAAAAGGATGAGGAAGTTAGGGCAGTGGTAGGAAAGCATAGGCATGGATGGATCATTGGTAAGTTGTCTAAGGAAGAAGCAGTGGAGAGGGTTGCTGAAATTTTTGTCAAGGTATTTATTAATGGCGGGAAAGAAGAAGGCTCAATTCACGGGGAATTTATGCCTGTTGGTGCTGATGGTCGGGTTGTATTGTCTTTTAGCCTGTTAAATGCTGATCCACATGACTGGATATATAATTGGTATGGTTTTTTATGCTTTGTTCCTTAATGTTGCAGCAATTAAGTTCGCAAACAATCATGCTTTGTGTTTACTAGTCATGCTTTTTTTTATCATATGAATTGAAGTACTTCACTTGTGCCTGTCATTTTCTTGCTCAAAACTTTCATTCGGTAATGGGGAAACATATATACAAGGTCCGAAGCTGATGTCCAGAATACCTTTCTTTACTTTGTTTGAGTTTGACTGGAAGATATTTAGTTGTTGGAAAAACTTATGTTAGTCTTCTGGCCAATGGCCTATTATAAACTTTGTTTTATCTTAATCACAGTGCTTTTCAGGCGGTGTGGGGAAGGTGTAAATAATTCCTCTGATACAAATTATGGAAGACAGTTCAATAGTTGTTGACTTGTGGTAGCATCTATCCAGGGAATCTATTGTAGTCTGATGTCCACAGATGTATAAACTTTGCTTTTGCATCCTCTGATACGAATAACTGAAGCATCTTTGTTAAGTCAGTAGTAAGGAAGGAGTGCTGGTtacattatcttattaggctaTAACAACTTTAACAAGGGTCTTTCACCATTTATTGACAAATTGAAAGATAATTTTCCTGGATGGAGCCTTGCCTGTTGCTTCTCTTTAGAAATATTATGATTCCGGTCAGAGATGTTCAATTGTATACAGTGGAAGTGTAGCAGTAGGCTCAATTGAGAGAGTCGATGTTTTGAATAGTATATATGTCGAATGATTAACTTTCTTTCTGAATTTGCGGGATAGGGAGAACAAGAGCCCTTAGAGAACATTGGTTACTGTACACAACAATAGTACATAACTACATATAGCTGCGATAGTTATTACTGATGTAGCCGGGTCGATGCTACGCTGTTTACATGAATTTCTCCCATTAACACATCTGCAGATTTGCTCTTATGAAGTTATGAGTAGATATCTAATTATATTATATTGTCTTTGTGGCTTGTAACTTTGCTGTCCTGATGTGGAACAGTAGAAGTTATCTTCACTGCTAAGTGCTGGAGAAACATTAATGTCTCAGCTGTTAGCTTGATATATTGGAGCACCATCACATTTCCGTAGATGTTGTGAATTTCTAATAGATGTATTTTCTGTTTATGTTATCTGATTGACATATATTTCATACGGTTGTGCATGCAGGGATTTCCAGAGAGTAAATGAGATTTTAGTGACTCCAGTTGTTGAGGCTTTGGCACCTATAGCTAATATAAGCGTAGAAAGTCAGGTTTTGTTCTTTGGCTGTAGACTTGTCTTGGTTTTTGTTGTCCGTTCCCATATTTGAGCAAGCATAGAGTATAAAATACAGCTTTTGCTTCCTTTGGGACTTTTTGAATGCTGACTGGATTGCTTCTGATGCAGATTCTGTACCATACTCCGAAGTCTTTTTTCTCCCATTGGGATGACCAAAGAGGAGCCTACATCTACGACTCTAAGGATCTTCCTTTTTTTGTAAGCTTATTTATATTCCATTAATTGCTCTTGATCAGCCATTTAGCTGCAATCTCTCACATCTATAGTCAGTGTGGCTCAAAATCATGTCTGTCTGTTCTTCTATTAGGTGTTATCTCAAATGTTTTGCTAATATGATTTCAGCATATAACAGGTAAATTCAAATGAATGGCATTTGGATACTTCTACTGCAGCTGGAGGACGTTCAAAAATCTTGCACATTGTTGTGTAAAGCTCTTGAACTTTATAGCTGTATTATGTTTGAGATGTATATCAAGATTCATAATATATGTCATTATGTTATATTAGTGAGGTCCAACCTCCTATCAGATGTTCATGATACCCGTTTGTTACCTGTGATAAATTCTCATCTGACACCGAAGTTCTGTGTTTTTTATGATAAAAGCACTGAATAGTGCGTGGAAAACTTTCAGTTGTCTTTTGTCATGtgtgattgtgtgtgtgtgtttgcaTTTCCCAAGTTACACATCAAAGGTAAAAAAACTTTAATATGTTGAAGAACCTGTTAATGTACTACTGAATTAGATTGTAATGTGatattttataatatattcAAACTCAGCATGACATTGTATAAGGTCTTGATCCAAGAGATCTAAATCCAAGAAAACGAGATCTGAAAGATAAAAGCTAGACTTGGTGGGCATAGGGTATATATTTGATGTATAGTAAATTTTTGCAACTTCTTCTAGATTTTTGGGAGAGAATTCGCCAACTTGGCTATACTTTGAAAAAATTCCACC
This sequence is a window from Spinacia oleracea cultivar Varoflay chromosome 1, BTI_SOV_V1, whole genome shotgun sequence. Protein-coding genes within it:
- the LOC110803553 gene encoding uncharacterized protein; this translates as MPEISRGENPPSEPSTKNSDKMAETSAGESESTPENQSELFDSSKMRKTKPGIKRLSLTLCVLFSFLLGFPFLLKSVEIYRSPLPFKYMDSLSSVIESEPLLFPCRFQAVFLGFNDELNDADKLGSLIADRMREVVGHDRACGSCRNNFTVSVSLELEKGCVQSENGENGCLWQCGLLKDADVATKWKDDDFVDELLDNALSGGQKCSGSNGKVYSIVVVEKDEEVRAVVGKHRHGWIIGKLSKEEAVERVAEIFVKVFINGGKEEGSIHGEFMPVGADGRVVLSFSLLNADPHDWIYNWDFQRVNEILVTPVVEALAPIANISVESQILYHTPKSFFSHWDDQRGAYIYDSKDLPFFVNSNEWHLDTSTAAGGRSKILHIVVYIPSERECPLLLQLPNGEISMTNGFISPMWGGIIVWNPSGCSGHSGTTTDGRHTIPFKDLENIVEVFMGQLRQLFGLKSEGLYVGSSDRVKLLASERGFSNWELDLLARQHTCFNLQSCATTLGSLSRLVQSLPRMIIKDEIGKQVEYSLQAANFAQSNASVGAYDDSAVLSRQARSLAEDSFFHPSIMSVSYYSFEHCFAVYSPFFLPVALHVLLAAVKEWKRYKQEKSKYLTWKAKEVVS